A single Stigmatella aurantiaca DNA region contains:
- a CDS encoding adenosine deaminase: MARDLIDLHIHVGGSVAPHVLWSIAHQQGFKLPVKNYFDFVELITSRPGKVGSLEDYLKILHTWTEKIQSSPSAIERSVYEVIGKEYRGSRVTQIELRFNPMKRNLNSELDLDHIIHAALRGMDRAILEYDVKVGLIFCLAREFNHSLNSIIVDKAIKYRTRGVYGIDLAGTETNAMELRPEVVSQYEDLFAKARRAGLKCTVHTGETKGTGAEGVMAVIERLKPHRIGHGIRAAYDEEAMKMLRERDVVLELCPTSNLHTKAVEGLDELRHIIKTFWDRRVKFTINTDGPYLLETDMRREIELVEKNGILTPEQVDQTLAWARQSSFIPA, translated from the coding sequence ATGGCTCGCGACCTTATCGACCTGCACATCCACGTGGGCGGATCCGTGGCGCCTCATGTCCTCTGGTCCATTGCGCACCAGCAGGGCTTCAAGCTCCCCGTCAAAAACTACTTCGACTTCGTTGAACTCATCACCTCCCGGCCCGGCAAGGTGGGCAGCCTGGAGGACTATCTGAAGATCCTCCACACCTGGACGGAGAAGATTCAGTCCTCGCCCAGCGCCATCGAGCGCTCCGTCTACGAGGTGATTGGCAAGGAGTACCGCGGCAGCCGGGTGACGCAGATCGAGCTGCGCTTCAACCCGATGAAGCGCAACCTCAACTCCGAGCTGGACCTGGACCACATCATCCACGCGGCGCTGCGTGGCATGGACCGGGCCATCCTGGAGTACGACGTGAAGGTGGGGCTCATCTTCTGCCTGGCGCGCGAGTTCAACCACTCGCTCAACTCCATCATCGTGGACAAGGCCATCAAGTACCGCACCCGCGGGGTGTACGGCATCGACCTGGCCGGCACCGAGACGAACGCGATGGAGCTGCGCCCCGAGGTGGTGTCCCAGTACGAGGACCTCTTCGCCAAGGCCCGGCGCGCGGGCCTCAAGTGCACCGTGCACACCGGCGAGACGAAGGGCACGGGCGCCGAGGGCGTCATGGCGGTCATCGAGCGCCTCAAGCCGCACCGCATCGGCCACGGCATCCGCGCCGCCTATGACGAAGAGGCGATGAAGATGCTCCGGGAGCGCGACGTGGTGCTGGAGCTGTGCCCCACCTCCAACCTGCACACCAAGGCGGTGGAGGGCCTGGATGAGCTGCGCCACATCATCAAGACCTTCTGGGACCGGCGCGTGAAGTTCACCATCAACACCGACGGGCCGTACCTCCTGGAGACGGACATGCGCCGGGAGATCGAACTGGTGGAGAAGAACGGCATCCTCACCCCCGAGCAGGTGGACCAGACGCTGGCCTGGGCGCGCCAGTCCTCCTTCATCCCCGCCTGA
- a CDS encoding quinone-dependent dihydroorotate dehydrogenase, with product MYRLVRALLFQFSPERAHRLGMLGLRLLGAWPALCRRLRTRALPAGAVDLSVEVAGLRFAHPLALAAGLDKDAEAVDGLFACGFSAVEIGTVTPRPQPGNPRPRLFRLPEHQALINRMGFNNHGAAVAATHLQARAWHPAPLGVNLGKNKDTPLEQAVEDYVACVEALAPLGDYVVVNASSPNTPGLRKLQEPEQLTALLRAVKARLERVAPGKPLFLKIAPDLTPEAVDEVVDVALACGLSGLIATNTTVARPFAHPLASEAGGLSGAPVREPANAVIRRAWQRSRGTLPIIGVGGVFTAEDVYEKLRAGASVVQVYTGFIYEGPGMVRHVLHELEALLARHGVRSVREVVGAANTTPENEDARRPLGV from the coding sequence ATGTACCGCCTCGTCCGCGCCCTCCTCTTCCAGTTCTCCCCCGAGCGCGCGCACCGGCTCGGCATGCTCGGCCTGCGGCTGCTCGGCGCCTGGCCCGCCCTGTGCCGGCGCCTGCGCACGCGCGCCCTGCCCGCGGGCGCCGTGGACCTCTCCGTGGAGGTGGCGGGCCTGCGCTTCGCGCACCCACTCGCCCTGGCCGCCGGCCTGGACAAGGACGCCGAGGCGGTGGATGGCCTGTTCGCCTGTGGCTTCTCCGCAGTGGAGATTGGCACCGTCACCCCCCGGCCCCAGCCCGGCAACCCCCGCCCGCGCCTGTTCCGGCTGCCCGAGCACCAGGCCCTCATCAACCGCATGGGCTTCAACAACCACGGCGCCGCCGTGGCCGCCACGCACCTCCAGGCCCGCGCATGGCACCCCGCCCCCCTGGGCGTGAACCTCGGCAAGAACAAGGACACGCCCCTGGAGCAGGCCGTGGAGGACTATGTGGCCTGCGTGGAGGCGCTGGCGCCGCTCGGGGACTATGTCGTCGTCAACGCCAGCTCGCCCAACACGCCGGGCCTGCGCAAGCTCCAGGAGCCCGAGCAGCTCACCGCCCTGCTGCGCGCGGTGAAGGCGCGGCTGGAGCGCGTGGCCCCCGGCAAGCCCCTGTTCCTGAAGATTGCGCCGGATCTCACCCCGGAGGCCGTGGACGAGGTGGTGGACGTGGCCCTGGCGTGTGGGCTCTCCGGGCTCATCGCCACCAACACCACCGTGGCGCGCCCCTTCGCCCACCCCCTGGCCTCCGAGGCGGGGGGCCTGTCCGGCGCCCCCGTGCGGGAGCCCGCCAACGCCGTCATCCGCCGGGCCTGGCAGCGCAGCCGCGGCACCCTGCCCATCATCGGCGTGGGCGGCGTGTTCACCGCCGAGGACGTGTACGAGAAGCTGCGCGCGGGGGCCTCGGTGGTGCAGGTCTACACCGGCTTCATCTACGAGGGGCCGGGCATGGTGCGCCACGTGCTCCACGAGCTGGAGGCCCTGCTGGCCCGCCACGGCGTCCGCTCGGTGCGCGAGGTGGTGGGGGCGGCGAATACCACCCCTGAAAATGAGGACGCCCGCCGGCCCCTTGGAGTTTGA
- a CDS encoding glycosyltransferase: MRPEKAAEQGEEPIRLMQFTRSFHIGGTEVQVLELLRGLPQSYRLQVSVLQDAGPLVGTLRELGFKPEEFPLNGSLMRPNTAWQILRLAKWFKQNRISLVHVHDFYSTMLVVPAAKLAGTKVIVGRLDLAHWHGPAKRAVHAGFSRMADHVVANAEAIRRMLVEEEGVPASRVSVIHNGLDLPRFDARMKEGLQQPVPDTGGAPVVLHVANMNHPVKRQEDLLKALQMLRQEGLTLHAYLVGDGPRRAGLEQQAAELGVSDIAHFLGHRIDVPALYARAAMGVLCSSAEGMSNAVMEGMAAGLPMVVTSVGANTDLIVDGERGLVVPPEDPAKLCQAFRRILDNPGHAQQMGAAARAFVQRELSLERMVQRHHDLYQSVAKSSLN; the protein is encoded by the coding sequence ATGCGGCCTGAGAAGGCAGCGGAGCAGGGCGAGGAGCCCATCCGCCTGATGCAGTTCACGCGGTCATTTCATATCGGTGGTACGGAAGTGCAGGTGCTGGAGCTGCTGCGCGGGTTGCCCCAGAGCTACCGCCTCCAGGTCTCCGTCCTTCAGGACGCGGGGCCCCTGGTGGGGACGCTCCGGGAGCTGGGCTTCAAGCCCGAGGAGTTCCCGCTCAACGGCTCACTGATGCGGCCGAACACGGCCTGGCAGATTCTGCGCCTGGCCAAGTGGTTCAAGCAGAACCGCATCTCGCTGGTGCACGTGCACGACTTCTACTCGACGATGCTGGTGGTGCCCGCGGCGAAGCTGGCGGGGACCAAGGTCATCGTGGGGCGCCTGGACTTGGCCCACTGGCACGGGCCCGCCAAGCGCGCCGTGCACGCGGGCTTCAGCCGCATGGCCGACCACGTGGTGGCCAACGCGGAGGCCATCCGCCGGATGCTGGTGGAGGAGGAGGGTGTGCCCGCCTCGCGCGTGAGCGTCATCCACAACGGCCTGGACTTGCCGCGCTTCGATGCGCGGATGAAGGAAGGGCTTCAGCAGCCGGTGCCGGACACGGGCGGCGCGCCGGTGGTGCTGCACGTGGCGAACATGAACCACCCGGTGAAGCGCCAGGAGGACCTGCTGAAGGCGCTCCAGATGCTGCGCCAGGAGGGGCTCACCCTGCACGCCTACCTGGTGGGGGATGGGCCGCGCCGGGCCGGGCTGGAGCAGCAGGCCGCGGAGCTGGGCGTCTCGGACATCGCCCACTTCCTGGGCCACCGCATCGACGTGCCGGCGCTCTATGCCCGGGCGGCGATGGGGGTGCTCTGCTCCTCCGCCGAGGGCATGTCCAACGCGGTCATGGAGGGCATGGCCGCGGGGCTGCCCATGGTGGTGACGTCGGTGGGGGCCAACACGGACCTCATCGTCGACGGGGAGCGGGGGCTCGTGGTGCCTCCGGAGGACCCGGCGAAGCTCTGCCAGGCCTTCCGCCGGATTCTCGACAACCCCGGGCACGCCCAGCAGATGGGCGCCGCCGCGCGGGCCTTCGTCCAGCGGGAGCTGTCCCTGGAGCGCATGGTCCAGCGGCACCACGACCTGTACCAGAGCGTGGCCAAGTCTTCCCTCAACTGA
- a CDS encoding O-antigen ligase family protein produces MGVGEQGQQRDVLAFYALVGFAAVMYAVPGEWIPALAPLRLALLTSGLAAGLMALRRLGRAEPLYFDGARGLALLGFSALAFASVAWSVHPELTRFTGIELLKLTAIYLTIINVITSGRRLAMMCGAMVLGSIVTSIGVIDWYRTGVDMVEGFRSRWVGVYADPNHMAMNMALVVPLAVAFLARKESGWLMRVLCALAAVLSVVAIVLSHSRGGFIGLSVAMGVWAIREKRRIQAVVVGGLLALGLVLFAPKSFWQRNETVTSFHQDASAMGRVYAWQVASRISLDKPLLGVGAGGFRYAWPLYAPPESRQAYVAHNIFLDVIGELGFVGLALFLVFAGGATGGAFAASKDAEMGWLARALAAAMAGYLVCDLFSGYILSAHLYVLFGLAASAQRIAQAREETALVVQRMPAADKNAAAWEGSGHAA; encoded by the coding sequence ATGGGTGTGGGCGAGCAGGGGCAGCAAAGGGATGTGCTGGCGTTCTACGCGCTGGTGGGCTTCGCGGCGGTCATGTACGCCGTGCCTGGCGAGTGGATCCCCGCCCTGGCACCGCTGCGGCTCGCGCTGCTGACCTCGGGGCTGGCCGCGGGGCTCATGGCCCTGCGCCGCTTGGGGCGCGCGGAGCCGCTCTATTTCGATGGCGCGCGGGGCCTGGCACTGCTGGGGTTCTCGGCGCTGGCGTTCGCCTCGGTGGCCTGGTCGGTCCACCCGGAGCTGACGCGGTTCACGGGCATCGAGCTGCTCAAGCTCACCGCCATCTACCTGACCATCATCAACGTCATCACCTCGGGCCGGCGCCTGGCGATGATGTGTGGGGCGATGGTGCTGGGCTCCATCGTGACGTCCATCGGCGTCATCGACTGGTACCGCACGGGCGTGGACATGGTGGAGGGCTTCCGCTCGCGCTGGGTCGGCGTGTACGCGGACCCCAACCACATGGCCATGAACATGGCGCTGGTGGTGCCGCTGGCGGTGGCGTTCCTGGCGCGCAAGGAGTCCGGCTGGCTGATGCGCGTGCTGTGCGCCCTGGCGGCGGTGCTGTCGGTGGTGGCCATCGTGCTGAGCCACTCGCGCGGCGGCTTCATCGGCCTGTCGGTGGCCATGGGCGTGTGGGCCATCCGCGAGAAGCGGCGCATCCAGGCGGTGGTGGTGGGCGGGCTGCTCGCGCTGGGCCTGGTGCTGTTCGCGCCGAAGAGCTTCTGGCAGCGCAACGAGACGGTGACGTCCTTCCACCAGGACGCCTCCGCCATGGGCCGTGTGTACGCCTGGCAGGTGGCCTCGCGCATCAGCCTGGACAAGCCGCTCTTGGGCGTGGGCGCGGGCGGCTTCCGCTACGCGTGGCCGCTGTACGCGCCGCCCGAGTCGCGGCAGGCGTACGTGGCGCACAACATCTTCCTGGACGTCATCGGTGAGCTGGGGTTCGTGGGGCTGGCGCTGTTCCTCGTGTTCGCGGGGGGAGCCACGGGCGGCGCCTTCGCGGCCTCGAAGGACGCGGAGATGGGCTGGCTGGCCCGGGCGCTCGCCGCAGCGATGGCAGGCTATCTCGTGTGCGATCTCTTCTCGGGTTACATCCTGTCCGCGCACCTCTACGTGCTGTTTGGACTGGCGGCGAGCGCGCAGCGCATCGCCCAGGCTCGCGAGGAGACCGCGTTGGTCGTGCAACGGATGCCGGCCGCGGACAAGAACGCGGCGGCGTGGGAGGGGTCAGGGCATGCGGCCTGA
- a CDS encoding DUF6178 family protein, producing MPENKQGKGKDAQLALQGLRRQLTQLPPRKRLDAIIESPEARALVRSLPVELLFSTIQDIGLADATELVQLSSPEQFRGFVDLGAWKRDRVDPHAVLTWLRAARGDEPEEFLRKLHGVDLEVLEYLLREFTQVHDLEENPDVNPPGVTMETPEGRYLVEFKVEGVEQAALRTILNDLIAENPFESVRLLEATRWDIPSELEEAAYRFRTARLQDLGFPTLDEALSLFSRVDPGPAPARGEPAALAPTQGWVDYLEAAFRDLTVVEQENLEDELRGVANAALVVELADPGDPEAMRSAGEMVRGYLSLGLEHMTGAQPSRAVEVVRETPLRRIFQMGFSLTLALKFRADRLAKKPGAQVDGTWLVFPEEAAALQALRLKRPRRALRVPGAEPVPFRSFRELGASEALLVRAEAQVALFQGLLGDASAAHQVVARFGVPMEVLGADRLFAATVAMAVLEGQVNPRPVPQGRTVELCERLFEGPAQAPRLRSSATERALAALEPAVTAEARPELYRLVGVTLERLREEIATPYLQEGRLDPALSVVLPMEGNPTA from the coding sequence GTGCCCGAGAACAAGCAGGGAAAAGGCAAGGATGCGCAGCTCGCCCTCCAGGGGTTGCGCCGGCAGCTCACCCAGCTCCCGCCCCGCAAGCGGCTGGATGCCATCATCGAGTCTCCCGAGGCGCGGGCCCTGGTGCGCTCGCTCCCGGTGGAGCTGCTCTTCTCCACCATCCAGGACATCGGGCTGGCGGATGCCACCGAGCTGGTCCAGCTCTCCTCGCCCGAGCAGTTCCGCGGCTTCGTGGACTTAGGGGCCTGGAAGCGCGACCGCGTCGATCCACATGCGGTGCTCACCTGGCTGCGCGCCGCGCGCGGGGATGAACCCGAGGAGTTCCTGCGCAAGCTGCACGGCGTGGACCTGGAGGTGCTGGAGTACCTGCTGCGCGAGTTCACCCAGGTCCACGATCTGGAGGAGAACCCGGACGTCAACCCGCCCGGGGTGACGATGGAGACGCCCGAGGGGCGCTACCTCGTCGAGTTCAAGGTCGAGGGCGTGGAGCAGGCGGCCCTTCGGACGATCCTCAATGACTTGATCGCCGAGAACCCCTTCGAGTCGGTGCGCTTGCTGGAGGCCACGCGCTGGGACATCCCCAGCGAGCTGGAGGAGGCCGCCTACCGCTTCCGCACCGCGCGGCTCCAGGACCTGGGCTTCCCCACGCTCGACGAGGCGCTGAGCCTCTTCAGCCGCGTGGACCCGGGCCCGGCGCCCGCGCGCGGCGAGCCGGCGGCGCTCGCGCCCACCCAGGGGTGGGTGGACTACCTGGAGGCCGCCTTCCGGGACCTGACCGTGGTGGAGCAGGAGAACCTCGAGGACGAGCTGCGCGGGGTGGCCAACGCCGCCCTGGTGGTGGAGCTGGCGGATCCGGGAGATCCGGAGGCCATGCGCTCCGCGGGCGAGATGGTGCGGGGCTACCTGTCGCTCGGGCTGGAGCACATGACGGGGGCGCAGCCCTCCCGCGCCGTGGAGGTGGTGCGCGAGACGCCGCTGCGGCGCATCTTCCAGATGGGCTTCTCGCTGACGCTGGCCCTGAAGTTCCGGGCGGACCGGCTGGCCAAGAAGCCCGGGGCCCAGGTGGACGGCACCTGGCTGGTGTTCCCGGAGGAGGCCGCGGCCCTTCAGGCCCTGCGCCTCAAGCGCCCCCGCCGCGCGCTGCGCGTGCCGGGCGCGGAGCCGGTGCCGTTCCGCTCCTTCCGGGAGCTGGGCGCCAGCGAGGCGCTGCTCGTCCGGGCAGAGGCCCAGGTGGCCCTCTTCCAGGGGTTGCTGGGCGATGCCAGCGCGGCCCACCAGGTGGTGGCGCGCTTCGGCGTGCCGATGGAGGTGCTGGGCGCGGACCGGCTCTTCGCCGCCACGGTGGCCATGGCGGTGCTCGAAGGCCAGGTGAATCCCCGGCCCGTGCCGCAGGGGCGCACGGTGGAGCTGTGTGAGCGGCTCTTCGAGGGCCCCGCCCAGGCCCCGCGCCTGCGCTCCAGCGCCACCGAGCGCGCGCTGGCCGCGCTGGAGCCCGCCGTGACCGCCGAGGCCCGTCCAGAACTGTACCGGCTGGTGGGGGTGACGCTGGAGCGGCTGCGCGAGGAGATCGCCACGCCCTACCTTCAGGAAGGCCGGTTGGACCCGGCCCTGTCGGTCGTCTTGCCGATGGAGGGAAATCCGACAGCGTAA
- the yihA gene encoding ribosome biogenesis GTP-binding protein YihA/YsxC yields MIKLIDAQFVITATEPKGYPSGHAAEVAFVGRSNVGKSSMINTLTGRKKLVRVSNTPGRTRTLNFFDVELDRDGHRHQVRLADLPGYGFAKASKADRVQWDEMITTYLDKRHRLEVVVSIIDAEVGPTPDDLQTLDYLQEKDRRVLVVATKIDRLTKARRKPRIQALAQQLDLPLEAVIPFSSVDRTGVDEVWNALLGAFGKATRL; encoded by the coding sequence GTGATCAAGCTCATCGACGCCCAGTTCGTCATTACCGCCACCGAGCCCAAGGGCTATCCGTCCGGGCACGCCGCGGAGGTGGCCTTCGTGGGCCGCTCCAACGTGGGCAAGTCGTCCATGATCAACACCCTGACCGGCCGGAAGAAGCTGGTCCGGGTCTCCAACACCCCGGGCCGCACCCGCACGCTCAACTTCTTCGACGTGGAGCTGGACCGGGATGGCCACCGGCACCAGGTGCGCCTGGCGGACCTGCCCGGCTACGGCTTCGCCAAGGCGAGCAAGGCCGACCGGGTCCAGTGGGACGAGATGATCACCACCTACCTCGACAAGCGGCACCGTCTGGAGGTCGTGGTGAGCATCATCGACGCGGAGGTGGGCCCCACGCCGGATGATCTCCAGACGCTCGACTACCTCCAGGAGAAGGACCGGCGGGTGCTCGTCGTCGCCACGAAGATCGACCGGCTCACCAAGGCCCGCCGCAAGCCGCGCATCCAGGCGCTTGCCCAGCAGCTCGATCTGCCGCTGGAGGCCGTCATTCCCTTCTCCTCCGTCGACAGGACGGGGGTGGACGAGGTGTGGAACGCCCTCTTGGGCGCTTTCGGGAAGGCCACCCGGCTCTAG
- a CDS encoding multiheme c-type cytochrome has product MRPSGFWILLFLLATPGFAWAADFIGPESCKGCHPEAYNAWQQSKHARAADSLSESQKKDARCLSCHSPDQATQATAHITCETCHGGGQYYAPEYVMKDAELARLVGLVDPSEKMCRTCHDASSPSLRPFNFVESLKAIDHWTPERARRATRAEAPPPKPVKK; this is encoded by the coding sequence ATGCGGCCCTCTGGCTTCTGGATTCTCCTCTTTCTCCTGGCCACGCCGGGCTTTGCCTGGGCGGCGGATTTCATTGGCCCCGAGAGCTGCAAGGGGTGCCACCCCGAGGCCTACAACGCCTGGCAGCAGTCCAAACACGCCCGGGCCGCCGACTCGCTCTCCGAGTCCCAGAAGAAGGATGCGCGCTGCCTGTCCTGCCACTCGCCGGATCAAGCCACGCAGGCCACCGCCCACATCACCTGCGAGACGTGCCACGGCGGCGGCCAGTACTACGCCCCCGAGTATGTGATGAAGGACGCGGAGCTTGCCCGCCTGGTCGGGCTCGTGGACCCGTCGGAGAAGATGTGCCGCACCTGCCACGATGCCTCCTCGCCCTCCCTGAGGCCGTTCAACTTCGTGGAGTCGCTCAAGGCCATCGACCATTGGACCCCCGAGCGGGCCCGCCGGGCGACGCGTGCCGAGGCGCCCCCGCCCAAGCCCGTGAAGAAATAG
- the coaE gene encoding dephospho-CoA kinase (Dephospho-CoA kinase (CoaE) performs the final step in coenzyme A biosynthesis.), with protein sequence MRIYGLTGGIASGKSTVSQMLRELGAHVLDADAIAREVVEPGTLGLAEVGARFPGVIGPDGRLDRAKLGARVFADPAERAALNALLHPRIREAFLEKTQALAAQGVARVLYDAPLLIENGLHVGLDGVVLVWVPRELQKARLKARDGLEDAGAEARLAAQLPLDAKREHATWLIDNTGDREATRAQVQEVWRALLARG encoded by the coding sequence GTGCGCATCTATGGCCTGACGGGAGGCATCGCCTCCGGCAAGAGCACCGTGAGCCAGATGCTGCGGGAGCTGGGGGCGCACGTGCTCGACGCGGACGCCATCGCCCGCGAGGTGGTGGAGCCAGGCACCCTGGGCCTCGCCGAGGTGGGCGCCCGCTTCCCCGGCGTCATCGGCCCGGACGGTCGGCTGGACCGGGCGAAGCTGGGTGCCCGCGTCTTCGCGGACCCCGCCGAGCGCGCCGCGCTCAACGCCCTGCTCCACCCGCGCATCCGCGAGGCCTTCCTGGAGAAGACCCAGGCCCTGGCCGCGCAGGGCGTGGCGCGCGTCCTCTATGACGCCCCCCTGCTCATCGAGAACGGGCTGCACGTGGGCCTGGACGGGGTGGTGCTGGTGTGGGTGCCCCGGGAGCTGCAGAAGGCGCGGCTGAAGGCCCGGGACGGGCTGGAGGACGCGGGCGCCGAGGCCCGGCTGGCCGCCCAACTGCCCCTGGACGCCAAGCGGGAGCACGCCACCTGGCTCATCGACAACACCGGGGACCGGGAGGCCACGCGGGCCCAGGTGCAGGAAGTCTGGCGCGCACTGCTCGCACGCGGCTGA
- a CDS encoding SDR family oxidoreductase encodes MSNQRKKQGPGTYFVTGYPGFIGKRLVEHIAREDPQGHIYALVQPKFLKEAQKLAAQVKGARLELITGDIVDMHLGLSGEEYQRLCERVTDIFHLAAVSQLNAPKETSWRVNVDGTRNMLELARDCEHLRRFNTFSSCYVSGDRLGVIAEDELDVGQGFRNPYEESKFQAEKLVQRASATLPTTIFRPCSVVGDSRTGEIDRFEGPYYLGVLLVTSPLVAPLPLPGNGVAPLNVVPVDYVVAAVWHISRDPRGVGRTFHLVDPNPMSARRVYERIAEKSNRKLPRFQLPARAADVVLRLPVLEKLARPQRAALSYVNHLVIYNTHNTLELLDGTGIRCPPLATYLDQLVAYVREQYRKRQESAEVEDPLDHSSSPGSDSPDTLPSR; translated from the coding sequence ATGAGCAACCAGCGGAAGAAGCAGGGCCCCGGCACGTACTTCGTCACCGGCTACCCGGGATTCATCGGCAAGCGCCTGGTGGAGCACATCGCGCGCGAGGATCCCCAGGGCCACATCTACGCCCTGGTGCAGCCCAAGTTCCTCAAGGAAGCCCAGAAGCTCGCCGCCCAGGTGAAGGGCGCCCGCCTGGAGCTGATCACCGGGGACATCGTGGACATGCACCTGGGGCTGTCGGGCGAGGAGTACCAGCGGCTGTGCGAGCGGGTGACGGACATCTTCCACCTGGCGGCCGTCTCCCAGCTCAACGCCCCCAAGGAGACGAGCTGGCGGGTGAACGTGGACGGCACGCGCAACATGCTGGAGCTGGCGCGCGACTGCGAGCACCTGCGCCGCTTCAACACCTTCTCCAGCTGCTACGTGTCCGGGGACCGGCTGGGCGTCATCGCCGAGGACGAGCTGGACGTGGGCCAGGGCTTCCGCAACCCCTACGAGGAGTCCAAGTTCCAAGCGGAGAAGCTCGTCCAGCGCGCCAGCGCCACCCTGCCCACCACCATCTTCCGCCCCTGCTCGGTGGTGGGGGACTCGCGCACCGGGGAGATCGACCGCTTCGAGGGGCCCTACTACCTGGGCGTCCTGCTCGTCACCTCGCCCCTGGTGGCCCCCCTGCCCCTGCCGGGCAACGGCGTGGCGCCGCTCAACGTGGTGCCGGTGGACTACGTGGTCGCCGCCGTGTGGCACATCTCGCGAGACCCCCGGGGCGTGGGCCGCACCTTCCACCTGGTGGACCCCAACCCCATGAGCGCCCGCCGCGTGTACGAGCGCATCGCGGAGAAGTCGAACCGGAAGCTGCCCCGCTTCCAGCTGCCCGCCCGGGCCGCGGACGTGGTGCTGCGCCTGCCCGTGCTCGAGAAGCTGGCCCGGCCCCAGCGCGCCGCCCTGAGCTACGTGAACCACCTGGTCATCTACAACACGCACAACACGCTGGAGCTGCTCGACGGCACGGGCATCCGCTGCCCGCCCCTGGCCACCTACCTGGACCAGCTCGTGGCCTATGTCCGCGAGCAGTACCGCAAGCGCCAGGAGAGCGCCGAGGTGGAGGATCCACTGGATCATTCCTCCTCTCCTGGAAGCGACAGCCCGGACACCCTGCCGTCCCGCTAG
- a CDS encoding PKD domain-containing protein — protein sequence MRLRTLSWLGLWLVCLAGTSAWAANTKPVARITGPTSVPEGTNPVTLDGSGSTDVDGDTLTYAWRQTVGPTVALSSPTAAKPTFTAPAVSSNVELTFELVVNDGTVNSDPDLFTVIVTNVDLSLIAHAGEDQTVAVGDTVTLQGSASNAGTDTVTYSWSELEPDPKAPIELTGAGTATPTFKAPEVKDGPRRTLTFVLVVSAGGRLSAPDTVKVTVNRPNRHPVGKAPANLEEKEDTPVVLDASESSDPDEDPLTYQWTQTGGPLVALKDAKTAKLSFTTPKVFTKTLLNFTLVVKDTADAESAPVPVTVTVLHVNKPPVAHPRKLPSELNPTTVTLDGSTSTDPDGDTLTYKWQQVLGSQVTLPSDTSPTVTFEVPKTAFAVQIQFKLTVTDSSGASNSDVVDVLVLADAENEPAGCASTHGGTGAGVLLAGLAFALWPRRRRLLAS from the coding sequence ATGCGCCTGCGGACACTGTCGTGGCTGGGTTTGTGGCTCGTCTGCCTGGCCGGCACCAGCGCCTGGGCCGCCAACACCAAGCCCGTGGCCCGCATCACCGGCCCCACCAGCGTGCCCGAGGGAACCAACCCGGTGACGCTCGATGGCAGCGGCTCGACGGATGTGGACGGCGACACGCTCACCTACGCGTGGCGCCAGACGGTGGGCCCCACGGTGGCCCTGAGCAGCCCCACCGCCGCGAAGCCCACGTTCACGGCGCCCGCGGTCAGCTCGAACGTCGAGCTCACGTTCGAGCTGGTGGTCAACGACGGCACGGTGAACAGCGATCCGGATCTCTTCACGGTGATCGTGACGAACGTGGACCTGTCGCTCATCGCCCACGCGGGCGAGGACCAGACGGTGGCCGTGGGCGACACGGTGACGCTCCAGGGCTCGGCGAGCAACGCCGGGACGGACACCGTCACCTACTCCTGGTCGGAGCTGGAGCCGGATCCGAAGGCCCCCATCGAGCTGACCGGCGCGGGCACGGCCACGCCCACCTTCAAGGCGCCGGAGGTGAAGGACGGGCCACGGCGCACGCTGACCTTCGTGCTCGTGGTCAGCGCCGGCGGGCGCCTCAGCGCGCCGGACACCGTGAAGGTCACCGTCAACCGGCCCAACCGGCACCCCGTGGGCAAGGCGCCCGCGAACCTCGAGGAGAAGGAGGACACCCCCGTGGTGCTCGATGCCAGCGAGAGCTCGGATCCGGATGAGGACCCGCTGACCTACCAGTGGACCCAGACGGGCGGGCCCCTCGTGGCGCTGAAGGACGCGAAGACGGCCAAGCTGTCGTTCACCACCCCGAAGGTCTTCACCAAGACGCTGCTGAACTTCACGCTGGTGGTCAAGGACACGGCGGACGCCGAATCGGCCCCTGTTCCCGTCACCGTCACCGTGCTCCACGTCAACAAGCCGCCCGTGGCCCACCCGCGCAAGCTGCCCTCGGAGCTCAACCCCACCACCGTCACCCTGGATGGCTCCACCTCCACGGACCCGGACGGCGACACGCTGACGTACAAGTGGCAGCAGGTGCTGGGCTCCCAGGTCACCCTCCCCTCCGATACGTCGCCCACGGTCACCTTCGAGGTGCCCAAGACGGCCTTCGCCGTGCAGATTCAATTCAAGCTCACCGTCACCGACTCCTCTGGGGCCTCGAACTCGGACGTGGTGGACGTGCTGGTGCTCGCCGACGCGGAGAACGAGCCCGCGGGCTGCGCCAGCACGCACGGGGGCACCGGGGCCGGGGTGCTGCTCGCGGGGCTGGCCTTCGCCCTGTGGCCGCGCCGCCGGCGCCTGCTCGCCTCCTGA